From Proteiniborus sp. MB09-C3, the proteins below share one genomic window:
- the cysE gene encoding serine O-acetyltransferase, giving the protein MFKHLKADVRAVRERDPAAKSLPEVLFCYPGLHAIMFHRVSHWLYERKLFFIARFISTIARFLTAIDIHPGAKIGEGVFIDHGIGVVIGETAEVGNDVTIYQGVTLGGTGKDTGKRHPTIGNNVMVSSGAKVLGPFKVGDNSKIGAGSVVLKEVPPNCTVVGVPGRIVVKENKISSLEERCIDLDQIKLPDPVAQELESLRKRIVELENRVYNLIGRDNNEVL; this is encoded by the coding sequence ATGTTCAAACATTTGAAAGCAGATGTCAGAGCAGTGAGAGAAAGAGACCCAGCAGCTAAAAGCTTACCAGAGGTACTATTTTGTTATCCAGGACTTCATGCCATAATGTTTCATAGAGTTTCCCATTGGCTCTATGAAAGAAAGCTCTTTTTCATAGCCAGATTTATATCAACAATAGCTAGATTTTTAACTGCAATAGACATACATCCAGGGGCTAAAATAGGAGAAGGAGTTTTTATTGACCACGGAATAGGTGTAGTAATAGGCGAAACTGCAGAAGTAGGAAATGACGTAACTATATATCAAGGAGTAACCCTCGGAGGAACAGGAAAGGATACAGGCAAAAGACATCCTACTATAGGAAACAATGTAATGGTGAGCAGTGGTGCCAAAGTGCTTGGACCCTTTAAAGTAGGAGATAATTCTAAAATAGGCGCAGGCTCTGTAGTGCTGAAGGAGGTGCCGCCAAACTGTACTGTAGTCGGAGTTCCAGGTAGAATTGTGGTAAAGGAAAATAAAATCAGTTCATTAGAAGAAAGGTGCATCGATCTTGATCAGATAAAGCTTCCTGACCCTGTAGCACAAGAGCTAGAAAGCTTAAGAAAAAGAATAGTTGAGCTGGAGAACCGCGTTTATAATTTAATTGGGAGGGATAATAATGAGGTTTTATAA
- the rlmB gene encoding 23S rRNA (guanosine(2251)-2'-O)-methyltransferase RlmB: MREEGYVEGRNPVIEAIKGEREIDKILIAKGSEQGSIQKIIGMAKDKKIVIQYVEKAKLDAMSETKAHQGVIALVTPYSYKTVDDIMKTAEDKNEDPFIIILDEIEDPHNLGAIIRTAECAGAHGVIIPKRRAVGLTPVVIKASAGAVEHMNIAKVSNIASTIEELKERGVWIYGADMGGEQDYFQRDLTGPIAIVVGSEGKGIGRLIKEKCDFLIKIPMAGKVASLNASVAASVMMYEVLRQRGLKE, from the coding sequence ATGAGAGAAGAAGGCTATGTAGAAGGACGTAATCCAGTAATAGAAGCCATAAAAGGCGAAAGAGAAATAGATAAGATACTAATTGCAAAAGGCTCAGAGCAAGGCTCAATACAAAAAATAATAGGAATGGCAAAGGATAAAAAAATTGTAATACAATACGTAGAAAAAGCAAAGCTAGATGCAATGTCAGAAACTAAAGCTCATCAAGGAGTAATAGCATTAGTTACACCATATTCATACAAAACAGTAGATGACATAATGAAAACAGCAGAAGATAAAAATGAAGATCCTTTTATAATAATATTAGATGAAATAGAAGACCCTCATAATCTTGGTGCAATTATCCGAACAGCAGAATGTGCAGGAGCTCATGGTGTAATAATACCTAAAAGAAGAGCCGTAGGACTAACTCCTGTAGTTATAAAAGCCTCAGCAGGAGCAGTAGAGCATATGAATATTGCAAAGGTGTCTAATATTGCTTCTACAATTGAAGAGCTTAAAGAAAGAGGAGTATGGATATATGGGGCAGATATGGGAGGAGAACAAGATTATTTCCAAAGAGATCTAACTGGTCCTATAGCAATAGTAGTTGGAAGTGAAGGAAAAGGAATAGGCAGATTAATAAAAGAAAAGTGCGATTTTCTAATTAAAATACCTATGGCAGGAAAAGTAGCTTCACTAAATGCTTCAGTTGCTGCTTCTGTAATGATGTATGAAGTATTGAGACAAAGAGGTTTAAAAGAATGA
- the sigH gene encoding RNA polymerase sporulation sigma factor SigH, translating into MLVGLSIYKDLSADEYDAMDDEKIIDDARDGDPEALEYLIKKYKNFVRAKARSYFLIGADKEDIIQEGMIGLYKAIRDYNQDKLTSFRAFAELCITRQIITAIKTATRQKHIPLNSYVSLNKPIYDEESDRTLLDVLTGAKITDPEELIISREELQSIESKIGEILSDLEWEVLMSYLQGKSYQEIAVDLNRHVKSIDNALQRVKRKLERYLEIKDA; encoded by the coding sequence ATGCTAGTGGGATTAAGTATATATAAAGATTTATCGGCAGATGAATATGATGCTATGGATGACGAAAAGATAATTGATGATGCTAGAGATGGTGACCCTGAGGCGCTAGAATATCTTATAAAGAAGTACAAAAATTTTGTACGGGCTAAGGCAAGATCATATTTTCTAATTGGGGCAGATAAAGAGGACATCATTCAAGAGGGGATGATAGGTCTTTATAAAGCAATACGCGACTATAATCAGGACAAGCTTACCTCTTTTAGAGCTTTTGCTGAGCTGTGTATAACTCGACAAATAATAACTGCTATTAAAACTGCAACTAGACAAAAACATATACCTTTAAATTCATATGTATCATTAAATAAGCCTATTTATGATGAAGAATCAGACAGAACTCTTCTTGATGTACTTACAGGAGCTAAGATAACAGATCCAGAAGAATTGATAATAAGTAGAGAAGAGCTGCAAAGTATTGAGAGCAAAATAGGCGAGATTCTAAGTGATCTTGAATGGGAAGTATTGATGTCATATCTTCAAGGTAAGTCTTACCAAGAGATAGCAGTAGATTTAAATAGACATGTTAAATCAATTGACAATGCTCTTCAAAGAGTAAAGAGAAAACTAGAAAGATATTTAGAAATTAAAGATGCCTAA
- a CDS encoding ribonuclease III domain-containing protein: protein MEKDLFDGFKSICKDWGVDLKMLSPLQLAYIGDAVYELFIRTFLIGKKNISVNELHKEAIEYVNAKAQADITHYLEDKLTEEEWQMVKRGRNAKSGSAPKNANLLDYRYATGFETLIGFLYLNGKYERILEIFGMIINENGCE, encoded by the coding sequence ATGGAGAAAGATTTATTTGATGGATTTAAAAGCATATGTAAAGACTGGGGAGTAGACCTTAAAATGTTATCTCCCCTGCAGCTTGCTTATATAGGAGATGCAGTATATGAGCTTTTCATAAGAACATTTTTAATAGGTAAGAAAAACATATCTGTTAACGAGCTTCATAAAGAAGCCATAGAATATGTAAATGCTAAAGCTCAGGCAGATATAACCCATTATTTAGAGGATAAGCTCACAGAAGAAGAATGGCAAATGGTTAAGAGAGGCAGAAATGCAAAATCAGGCTCTGCGCCTAAAAATGCAAACCTTTTGGACTATAGATATGCAACTGGTTTTGAAACCCTAATAGGTTTTTTGTATCTTAACGGAAAGTACGAAAGAATTTTGGAGATTTTTGGTATGATAATAAACGAGAATGGGTGCGAATAA
- the thyX gene encoding FAD-dependent thymidylate synthase — protein sequence MLKVSLLRYTQDAEKLIAAAAKLCYSSVGVADIEEKLDDEKTQSFIEMLMELGHESPIEHVSFTFGVEGVSRVLTHQLVRHRIGASYSQQSQRYVKLQQFDYIIPPSIEAIPEAKVMFIEAMEQDQKYYNELTDILFTKHYERLRQAGSSENKARKDAEKMAIEDARYVFPNACETKIVFTMNARALFNFFNKRCCNRAQWEIRELATEMLRLVKEVAPSLFKYSGPGCINGQCPEGKMTCGKIKEVREKFGNL from the coding sequence ATGCTTAAGGTAAGCTTACTAAGATATACTCAAGATGCAGAAAAACTCATAGCTGCTGCGGCAAAGCTATGCTATTCATCAGTAGGAGTAGCAGACATTGAAGAAAAGCTTGATGATGAAAAGACTCAAAGCTTTATAGAAATGCTTATGGAACTAGGACATGAATCGCCAATCGAGCATGTTTCATTTACCTTTGGAGTTGAAGGAGTAAGTAGAGTCTTAACTCATCAATTAGTAAGACATAGAATTGGAGCTTCTTATTCTCAGCAATCTCAAAGATATGTGAAGCTTCAACAATTTGATTATATAATTCCACCATCAATAGAAGCTATACCAGAAGCTAAGGTAATGTTTATCGAGGCTATGGAGCAGGATCAAAAATACTATAATGAATTGACAGATATACTGTTTACAAAGCATTATGAAAGACTTAGACAAGCAGGAAGCAGCGAGAACAAGGCTAGAAAAGATGCAGAAAAAATGGCTATTGAAGATGCTAGATATGTATTTCCTAACGCATGTGAAACAAAGATTGTATTTACAATGAATGCGAGGGCACTATTTAACTTTTTTAATAAAAGATGCTGTAATAGAGCACAATGGGAAATAAGAGAGCTAGCTACAGAGATGTTAAGGCTCGTAAAAGAAGTTGCACCATCACTTTTCAAATATTCAGGCCCAGGCTGTATAAACGGACAATGCCCAGAAGGAAAAATGACTTGTGGAAAGATTAAAGAAGTAAGAGAAAAATTTGGGAACTTGTAG
- the cysS gene encoding cysteine--tRNA ligase — translation MRFYNTLTRKKEEFKPIKQDKVTIYVCGPTVYNYIHVGNARPLVVFDVLRRYLEYKNFTVDYLVNFTDIDDKLINKANEDGTTVKEIAEKFIEEYLNDARGLMLKEESTNHPKATEHITDIVNFIQELVEKGYAYSANGDVYFDIAKLDDYGKLSKKNIEDLVSGARVEVNELKRNPMDFTLWKSAKPGEPSWDSPWGMGRPGWHIECSVMARRYLGDTIDIHAGGEDLQFPHHENEIAQSESLTGKPFANYWLHNAMINVENQKMSKSLMNFFTVREISKEFDLEVLRFFILSAHYRKPVNFSREFVEQAKNGLDRLYNGKKNLEYLINNTEEKTLIDKDNEIKEEIIELKKKFIDSMEDDINTADAISSLFEIVKVGNSKLNQDSPKELAVFAYDILMELSGILGILNKEDELLDEEIAELIDKRAEARKNKDFKLADQIRDNLKEKGIILEDTKDGVKWKRVR, via the coding sequence ATGAGGTTTTATAATACACTGACGAGAAAAAAGGAAGAGTTTAAGCCAATTAAACAAGACAAAGTTACTATTTATGTGTGTGGGCCTACTGTATATAATTATATTCATGTAGGAAATGCACGACCCCTAGTAGTTTTTGACGTATTACGAAGATATTTAGAATATAAAAATTTTACTGTAGATTATTTAGTGAATTTTACAGATATTGATGATAAACTTATAAATAAAGCTAATGAAGATGGAACTACTGTAAAAGAGATTGCAGAAAAATTTATTGAAGAGTATCTAAATGATGCAAGAGGACTTATGCTCAAGGAAGAATCTACAAACCATCCAAAGGCTACTGAGCATATAACAGATATAGTGAACTTTATTCAGGAGCTTGTAGAGAAAGGATATGCTTATAGTGCTAATGGTGATGTGTATTTTGACATAGCTAAGCTGGACGACTATGGAAAATTATCAAAGAAAAATATTGAGGATTTAGTATCGGGAGCTAGAGTAGAAGTAAATGAATTAAAAAGAAATCCTATGGACTTTACTCTATGGAAAAGCGCAAAGCCAGGAGAACCTTCATGGGATAGTCCTTGGGGCATGGGCAGGCCAGGATGGCATATAGAATGCTCTGTAATGGCAAGAAGGTATTTAGGAGATACTATTGACATACATGCCGGTGGGGAAGATTTACAATTTCCCCACCATGAGAATGAAATAGCACAAAGCGAAAGCCTTACAGGGAAGCCTTTTGCAAACTATTGGCTTCATAATGCTATGATTAATGTGGAAAATCAAAAAATGTCAAAATCCTTAATGAATTTCTTTACAGTCAGAGAAATAAGTAAGGAGTTTGATTTAGAAGTATTAAGATTCTTTATACTTTCAGCTCATTATAGAAAGCCTGTGAACTTTAGCAGAGAATTTGTAGAGCAGGCTAAAAATGGCCTTGATAGATTGTATAATGGTAAGAAAAACCTTGAATATTTGATCAATAATACTGAGGAAAAAACATTAATAGATAAGGACAATGAAATAAAAGAGGAAATAATTGAACTAAAGAAAAAGTTTATAGACAGTATGGAGGATGACATAAATACTGCTGATGCAATATCATCTCTATTTGAAATAGTAAAGGTAGGCAATTCTAAATTAAATCAAGATTCACCTAAAGAACTAGCAGTATTTGCTTATGATATTTTGATGGAGCTTAGCGGAATTTTGGGTATATTGAATAAAGAAGATGAACTATTAGATGAAGAAATTGCTGAACTCATAGATAAAAGGGCAGAGGCTAGAAAGAATAAAGATTTTAAACTAGCTGATCAAATAAGAGATAATTTAAAAGAAAAAGGAATAATACTTGAAGACACAAAAGATGGAGTAAAGTGGAAGAGGGTTAGATAG
- a CDS encoding NYN domain-containing protein, producing the protein MRSNAKEYLFVDGYNIINNWSNLRELSKQSLEISRNELIEILAEYQSYTGIKVVIVFDAHFVKGSMEKKETFKGVDIVYTKEKESADHYIERTLDAIGRTKKVRVATSDWIEQQVVMGRGGTRISARELKLEVEHYKDMIRKKNKVTNETNDLLIGRLDKATLEKLEKLRKNK; encoded by the coding sequence ATGAGAAGCAATGCTAAAGAGTACCTGTTTGTTGATGGGTACAATATCATAAACAATTGGAGCAACCTAAGAGAATTGTCAAAGCAGAGCCTAGAGATTTCTAGGAATGAATTGATTGAGATATTGGCTGAGTATCAATCATATACAGGAATAAAGGTTGTTATAGTCTTTGATGCACATTTTGTAAAAGGAAGTATGGAGAAAAAAGAGACCTTTAAAGGCGTTGACATTGTCTATACAAAGGAGAAGGAAAGTGCGGATCATTATATTGAACGAACATTAGATGCCATTGGAAGGACAAAAAAAGTAAGAGTAGCTACATCAGACTGGATCGAACAACAGGTGGTAATGGGCAGGGGAGGAACTAGGATTTCAGCTAGGGAGCTAAAGCTTGAAGTAGAGCATTATAAAGATATGATTAGGAAAAAAAATAAAGTAACTAACGAAACAAACGATCTTTTAATAGGGCGATTAGATAAAGCAACTTTAGAAAAGCTTGAAAAGCTTAGAAAGAATAAGTAA